In Littorina saxatilis isolate snail1 linkage group LG8, US_GU_Lsax_2.0, whole genome shotgun sequence, a single genomic region encodes these proteins:
- the LOC138974317 gene encoding uncharacterized protein isoform X1: protein MVLRSTRLLSVLSNQDIVTCFNSMFLCWWIVWISVFPEYLEIIFRNMPPRRAASRRVAEVTRAAAGRPRASNQTASQRQPGGFESATAGGEESATALAAVLAELRRLGERQETCQVAIVSLQKDNQRLQEAVSGDREAIASTSGSMTTGTSNSTLSGSVANLVNTITGTEYGEPSRGLILVE, encoded by the exons ATGGTTCTTCGATCAACACGATTGTTGAGTGTTCTGTCAAATCAAGATATCGTGACATGTTTCAAcagtatgtttctgtgttggtGGATAGTATGGATCAGTGTTTTTCCAGAGTACTTGGAAATAATTTTCAG GAATATGCCTCCCAGGAGGGCAGCGTCAAGGCGGGTAGCCGAAGTGACCCGAGCCGCTGCAGGTCGGCCGAGGGCCAGCAACCAGACAGCCTCGCAGCGACAACCCGGTGGGTTTGAGTCAGCCACAGCAGGAGGGGAAGAAAGCGCCACTGCTTTGGCCGCGGTATTGGCAGAACTACGCAGGCTGGGGGAGCGGCAAGAGACCTGCCAAGTGGCCATTGTCTCGCTCCAGAAAGACAACCAACGTCTGCAAGAAGCTGTTTCGGGTGATCGTGAGGCCATCGCCTCAACATCGGGATCGATGACAACCGGTACCAGCAATTCTACCCTGTCTGGCTCGGTTGCCAACCTGGTCAACACAATCACAG GCACAGAGTACGGGGAGCCATCCCGCGGGTTGATCCTGGTGGAGTAG
- the LOC138974317 gene encoding uncharacterized protein isoform X2, translating to MYDMQSDNLVEILLPVTPLDQTRHCDVNLLQSGNEPEEVLRRNMPPRRAASRRVAEVTRAAAGRPRASNQTASQRQPGGFESATAGGEESATALAAVLAELRRLGERQETCQVAIVSLQKDNQRLQEAVSGDREAIASTSGSMTTGTSNSTLSGSVANLVNTITGTEYGEPSRGLILVE from the exons atgtaCGACATGCAAAGCGACAATCTCGTGGAGATACTACTTCCGGTGACGCCACTGGATCAGACCCGCCATTGCGACGTCAATTTGTTGCAGTCTGGTAATGAGCCAGAAGAAGTTTTAAGAAG GAATATGCCTCCCAGGAGGGCAGCGTCAAGGCGGGTAGCCGAAGTGACCCGAGCCGCTGCAGGTCGGCCGAGGGCCAGCAACCAGACAGCCTCGCAGCGACAACCCGGTGGGTTTGAGTCAGCCACAGCAGGAGGGGAAGAAAGCGCCACTGCTTTGGCCGCGGTATTGGCAGAACTACGCAGGCTGGGGGAGCGGCAAGAGACCTGCCAAGTGGCCATTGTCTCGCTCCAGAAAGACAACCAACGTCTGCAAGAAGCTGTTTCGGGTGATCGTGAGGCCATCGCCTCAACATCGGGATCGATGACAACCGGTACCAGCAATTCTACCCTGTCTGGCTCGGTTGCCAACCTGGTCAACACAATCACAG GCACAGAGTACGGGGAGCCATCCCGCGGGTTGATCCTGGTGGAGTAG